Sequence from the Ignavibacteriales bacterium genome:
GAAACCGCTTGAAGAAATGCTCTTGGTAAAAAATGAAATTTACTGGGATAAATCAAAAGATGGTCAGCAACTTCCTTTACTTGATGAAATATACGTAAGGTTTTTAGCTAATTCATCAATTGCTCTATCTGATTTTCTTAAGGAAGAAAACTTTTTATACTTAGTGAATGAGAATGTTTTTCAAAAACTAAAATCAGAAAAATATTTTTTTGACAAGTACAATTATGAAAAAATAGATTATGGTTTTAGTCTTCGTTTTTTTGGTTTCTCTCTGGATAAAGGCTCACCACTGGTAAAGGATGTTAACTTTAGAAGAGCATTAGCTGTAAATATTAAATTAGAATCGATAACTATTGATTCGCTAAATAATTTTGTAATAGCCAGAAGCCTGGTTCCTCCAAAAATGTTTGGTGATTCAACTCTTACTTTTGGAAAACACAACTTCAAGTCTTTGGAAGATAGCTCAATTTTTATAGATCAAATTAAAAAATATAAAATAGATATTTTGAGTACAATTTATTCAAAAGAAATTAAATGCCTTGAAAATTCACTTGCTGAATTAGGAGTAAAATATTCAACCAACATTCAAACTTTGAAATATTACGAACAGATTGAAAAAGATCGACCTGATATTTTTCGTGTAGGCATGCTTCCATCTTACCCGGACCCGGAAGAGTACTACAATTTATTTCACTCAAAAAACATCAACAGTGTTAACTTAACGCATTATAATAATCCTGAATATGATAGAGTACTTGAAAAGGCAATGTTCGAACAAAACAAAACAGTAAGGCTGAAATATTTTTTACAATTAGAAGAAATTCTTAAAGAAGATGTTCCTGCTATTTATATATCACACGAAGGACCAAGATATTATCTTTATCCAAAATTTGTTCGCGGATTAAAAATCCAGTATATGATCCCAAATTACAAATGTGTGTGGCTGGAAAGAAAGGATGCCAAAACAAACTAAATTAAAGCACAAAATAATTCTTCTTTTTACAGTTTTTACTTTTACTATTCTTAGTATTGTAATAATTTATTTTTATTTCACAAATAAAAAATACATTCAAGAACAATCCCAATTTGAAATCAAGTCATATTCGAACCAATGTTTTGATGCTATTCAAAAAGAAATTGAATATTCACAATTTGAATTAAACGATTTAACATCACAATTAGAATTTATTGTTAGCGAATCCGGAGGGTTATATAATGATGAAGTTACCAATGTTTTCCAAAAGTTTATTGATTCTTTTCCCTTCAAATATTCTAAGGTTATAGTCTTCAACCAAAATCGTAAGGAATGTATAATTGGGATTCCTACAAGGGTTTTCAGCGGAGAAATTTTAGCGGACATCTCTCAGGCAGATAGTTCTTTTCAAAGAAAAGAATTGCTAAACCTGAAGGAAATAATGGAGAACAATAAAAGCAAGAATATGGTGTTTAATATTGATAATAAAGAATTGAATTTTTTATTAAAAGATTCACATAAAAACAATTTTGTTCTTCTGGCAAAATCCAATATTGATAATTTTATAGAACAAGCTTTAAGTAAAATTAACTTTCCCAACTCAATTTCTGTATTTCTTGCTTCGTATGATGGAGTAGTACTTTTTGCTACTGATAAAAAACTACAGAACCAGCAGGTAAATAATATTATCCCGAATGGGCAATATTCCATAAATAAGTTTACCGCCAATAATGAAAACTATTTCATTGATAATAACAATAGCACTATTAATTGGAAGAATTTTAAGGCGTTGAACTTATTCCTTCAAATCCAAAATGATTACAGCAATGAGATTAACAATCTGAATACTATTTTATTGCGGGTGGTTGGATTCACCATATTTTTTATAGCTATTGTATTAATAGTAATAAGCTATCTTAGCAACCGTTTATCAAATTCATTAAACAGAGTAACAAATGTAGCCAACCTTGTTGCTGCAGGCGACTTTTCACACAAAATAGAAATTGTAAGAAATGATGAAATAGGAATTCTAATTAATTCTTTTAATGAGATGGTAAATAAACTGAAAATAAGCTATTCAGAATTAAATGAACTTAACATTGAACTGGAAAATAAAATTAACGAACTCATTCAGACAAAAGCCGAACTATCCCAAAAACAAAGATTGGCGTTGGTTGGTGAAACTATTTCGAAAATCTCACACGAAATTCAAAATAAAATTAGCGGGATAAACATTTGGGTCCAGAATCTGGAATTCCAATTAAAGAATGACGAGACTTCAATAATTTATTTGAATGAAATAAAAGAAGCCTTAAAATCTTTTCAGGAAAAACTTGTTAACTTTAAAAAATTCTATAGACAGCCGCAACTTAATAAACAGAAGATTGATTTAAATCCATTTGTAGATAATATTTTAGATGGATATTCGCTGGAAATTTCTTCTAAAGAATTAACCATAAAGAAATGTTTTTGCGAAATGATTCCTTTTATATGCGGAGATAAAGAACAACTTGAAGAAGTATTTATCAATCTACTATTAAATGCCTTGTACTTTTCTCCGCAAAAAGGAATTATAGAAATACAAACATTTAAAAATGAAAAGAACATAAGCGTTTCTATTTCCGATAATGGACCTGGAATTAAACAGGACGACCTTGATAAAATCCTTCAACCTTTTTATACAACAAAATTAAGTGGAAGCGGACTTGGACTTACCATTGCCAATAATATAATTACCGCACATAACGGCGCTCTTAAATTTTTCAACAAAGAAAATGGTGGCGCTTGTTTTGAAATAATTCTTCCTTTTACTGATGAGTAATTAAATATTATGATGATGTATAAAGCAAAATTGTCTTTAGTTATAAGAGGTAGTTAAATGAAAATTCTATTAGTTGATGATGACCGATCAATAAGAAAAGGTATAGAAACATTTTTAATTTCAGAAAACCATGTTGTTTCTTGTTATGAAAATGGAAAAGACGCTCTTGAAAAATGTAAACAGGAAAAGTTTGATTTAATTGTTTCAGACATGATGATGCCTGAAATGACTGGTCTCGATTTTCTTATTAACTTAAAGAATGAATCTGACGAAACACCTTTTATTTTAATAACTGCATATGCATCAATTGAGGATGCTGTAACAGCAATGAAGATTGGGGCTGAGGATTATCTTACCAAACCATTAAACCTGCTTGAGTTAAAACTGAAGATTGATAAAATTAAAAGTAAAAGAATTCTGGTTGAAGAAAATATAGAATTAAAAGAAAAGCTGAAAAAGATGGAATTCCCGGATTTAATTGGAAACAGCAAAACTATGATTGATGTGAAAAATAAAATAATAAAAATTGCGGCTGATCCGGATGTGTCTGTTATGATTTATGGTGAAAGCGGAACCGGGAAAGAAATAGTTGCAAGAAATATTCATTATAAAAGCAAAAGAGTTGATAAACCATTTATGGCAATAAATTGTGCTGCTCTTTCAGATGAAATTTTGGAAAGTGAATTATTTGGACACGTTAAAGGTTCTTTTACAAATGCAATAAAAGATAAGATCGGACTTTTTCAAGCTGCTGATAAGGGAACACTGTTTCTTGATGAGGTTAGTCAAATGAGTCCACGACTACAGGCAAAGCTACTACGAGTTTTGCAGGAAAGGAATTTTCAACAAGTTGGAAGCACTCAAACGATAAGCGTTGATGTGAGAATAATCGGCGCTTCAAACAAGGATTTGAAAAAATTGATTGAAGAAGAAAAATTCAGAGAGGACCTATATTACAGATTAAATGTAATTGAAATCTGCCTTCCGACTTTAAGTGAACGAAGCGATGATATACCTTTGTTAATCAATCATTTTCTACAGAAAGAAAATATTCGTATGCAAAAGCAAATTTTCTTTTCACCAGAATCTGTAGAATTATTACAAAAGTATTCCTGGAAAGGAAATGTGAGGGAATTGGAAAATTTTATCAGGATGATGTTTGTTACAACCGAAAAGCAAACGATTGAACCAACTGATTTACCGGAATCCATTTTTTCTGAAGTGCTAATCTCCTCTTTGAAATGGAAAAATCTTTGGCGGCAAAATAATTTTCAAACTGCATTAAATAGCGCCATTGAAAATTTTGAAAGAGAGTTCCTGACTTATCACATAAAAAATAATTGTGGAAATATCTCCAAGACTGCTGAAGCAATTGGATTATCAAGAGTATCTTTGCATAAAAAAATAAGCCAGTACAAACTTATATCTGATGAGAAAAATGGAGCTAACTTCTAATTCAAAACAATTTTTAAAATATCACTGCTGTAAACTAATTCCCATTTTGTAAATATTAGTTTACACTAATTCGTTTATTCATTTTACTCCCAAATTAAGTCAATCAATCTTTCCAATAAACTTGTCGTAAACTTCAATTAACAATCAGGATATTTTCCATACAGAATTTCCTGCCAAATCAATTCAAATAACAAAAAAATTTGCCTTATGGATTTTGGCAGGACGATTGTATGATAATATTAAATTCATTTAATAATTATGACAACAAATTATTTCAACTCTTCCATAACAAAAGATAAACTTGATTCCCTTTTGATAATTGAAAAGGATGAAATTCAGCGAAAAGGATTAATTGTTGCAATGATGGATTCATTTACTGAAATCCGATTAACCAATAATCCGCACGAGGCGATAGCGATTGCAAAGAAACGCAAATTTTCTGTGATAATTTCCGAAGCTGGATTTGATGTGATAAGCGGAAGTGAACTTATAAAAAACTTGTACGCCTGTAATCCGGATTCACTTATAATTGTTATATCCTCATACTTAAATGAAGAAATAAAAACTGAACTTCAAAATGCTGGTGCGCAGTTAGTATTTGACAAACCTATTGACATTCAAACTTTACTCAAAGAAATATTCATCTTCAAGAATAAAATCAAATAGGAGAAAAAATGAAAAGATCAAAACTATTTTTTTTACTGATTATTTTATTACCTCTTACAATTTTTATAACATTAGAAACAGGTTGCAAAAAAGATGAAAGCAATCCTGCTAATTCAACTAACAACGGTAATAATCAAACTGATGCTAATCAGGTAAGAGGTGAGAATTGGCTGCTTGGAACCTGGGAAGGTATTACGCCGGGTGATGCAACTCCACCACTTAACAATAAAAAAGTAAGGATTATTTTTACTGCCGTTAAATTATCAAGTGAAAATAATCCGCAGAGAACGCAAACAAACAGAATTTATGCTTACACTGGAACGATTACCTGGGATGCCGATGGAAATGGACAGTGGACTATGGCAATTAATGCTAATGATTTTCCAGCTGAAACCGGCGGAGGTACAGTTATTTGGGAATGCACCACCTTTAAACCTTCAAATCAATTTACAGAACATATTTCTCTTGGGGCACACGATACTGCAAACACAGCCATAAGACATGGTGTTAGTTTAAACTGGGGTCCAATGATTTCGACTACATCGGCAAGCTATACTTATCTGGATTTTTATGGAGACATTGAAGTGGACAGTGGTTCGAATGAACGAATAGAATTTTCACCTGACAAAATGCTGCGACTAACTAAAAAGTGAAATTAAATAAAACCAATTAAAATTATTAAGGAGAATTGAAAATGAAAAAGTTTTCTGTGATAATAGCTGTTTTAATAATAACTATTTTCCTGCCGGCTCAACAAAAATTTTCTTCAGATTACTTAAAGCATAAGTTGAATCTGAAACATCAGGAAAATATATTGAGAGAAAACTATAATCCATTTGAAATTAAATTAGATTCCTGGATTCCAACAGATCTGCTATCTCAAATGTGGGATAACAATGATTGGCAGAATATGGCTTATACACAATTCTTTTATGATGCAAATGGAAAATTAACCAGCGATTTGAGTCAAAGTTGGGCAGATGGTGCATGGGTTAATAACTCTCGGACCACCTATACTTACGAGGGTAATCTACAATCAATTATGGAATCTGATAATTGGGAGAATGAAACATGGGTTCCTGCCTACAAAACTCAATGGACCTACAATGAAAACAGGAGAGTAACAAACATTTATAACCAGACATGGGTAAATAGTGAATGGGTAACTAATAGTCAGGATACTTATACTTACGACGGTGACAATTGTACTCAATTATTGATGGAAAATTGGGTAAATGGTGCTTGGGAAACTTCTCATAAAACGACTTATGAATATGATGCTGAGGGAAATAATACTGTTTCCATTTCTGAGACTTGGATATTTGGTTTTACAATCACGGGAAAAGAGATTAACACCTTCGATCAGGGTTTACGAATTACATCTCTTCGTCAAAATCTGGCTGGGACAGATTGGATGGATGCTGGTCGAACAACTTATTCATACAACACAAACAGGCAGCAAACACAATTTGTAGGTGAACAGTGGACAGGCTCTGAATGGGTAAATACAATGAATGGTCTATTTACTTATGATGCAAATGGGAATAATACGGAATCATTAACACAGAACTGGGAGAATGGTGCCTGGGTAAACTTTATGAAATTGACATATAATTATCAGCCGTCAACTGATGTAGAGAATAAAGAAATATCAATTAAAGATTTTAGACTATTAAACAATTATCCAAATCCGTTTAATCCTTCAACCAAAATTGGATTTCTAATTCCTGCCAGTCCGGCAGGTGGGTCGGAATTCGGATTTGTTTCATTAAAAGTATTCGATGTTCTTGGAAATGAAATAACCACATTGGTAAATGAAGTAAAACCATCGGGAAAATATCAGGTGGAATTTAACGCTGCAGATTTGCCAAGCGGTATCTATTTCTATAAACTTCAAGCTGGTAATTTTGTTGAAACTAAAAAAATGTTGATGCTTAAATGACATGGTCATTTAAACTGAAATCCCGATTCTGATCGGGGTTACTCCACAAAAAAAAATTTCATATGTCCTTCAGGGTTCGGGGGGAACCTTGAAGGTACTTTTAATAGCTATAACATCTTCATTAAAACAATGGTTATATCATCATTCTGTTCTCTTCGCCCACGGAATTTTTCTATTGACAACATAACTTCATTCATAATTTCTTTTACAGGTTTCGCTTTGTTCATTTTTATTACTTCAGCAAATTCATCCATTCCATAAAGATCGTTATGCTCATTCATCGCTTCGCTAATTCCATCTGAAAAGAAAGTATAAATTTCATTCGGTTGATATTTTAATTCGATTTGCTCAAGAGATTCTTCAAATATTATCCCTTCCTCCAAGCCCAATCCAATACCTTTTGATTGATAAATTTTAACCGCTCCATTAATTACCAACAATGGCGAATGCCCCGCCCGGCAGAATTTAATTGTTTTAGTTTCAGCATCTATTAAAGCAAGGTTAACAGTAATAAACCAATTTCTTTCAATGCTGTCATAAATTCTCTTATTAATTTCCACCAAAACTTCTTTTGGTGAAATATTGTTTTGACAGTACAATTGCACCATCGTTTGTAGTTTGCTCATATAAAGGGATGCGGATAATCCTTTGCCAGAAACATCACCAACAATTACAAAAAGTTTTGTTGGAGATATTTGAATCAGGTCGTAATAATCTCCGCCAACCTGCATTGCAGGAATCATTTTACCGCATAAATCAATCCCGGTAATTTGAGGAATCTGCTTAGGCAGCAATCCTTCCTGAATTTTTCTGGCATTATCCAAATCTCTTTCCATCGTTAACTTTTTAGCTTCAGATTCATATAGCCGTGCATTCTCCAGAGACAAACCGGCTTGATTTGCAGCAGCACAAAGTAGTTCCAAATCCTTTCCCGCAAATTGAGAACCCGATAGTTTTAAACCGAACAACAATAGACCGATCACTTTGGATTTAATAACCATCGGTACAATTGTGTAAATATTTTCCTGGATTAATTGCTCGTAATTATCCGGAAAAATTTCCCTGAATTGAGATTGCTCAATGTAAGTTCGTCCATTAATTTCCAATTTTTCCTGAATAAAATTTGCAAGCTGATTATTTAAATCAGAAATAGTAAGTTCATTTATTGACAAACCAAGATTTCTTCTCAATTCATATTTCAAAGAATTATTTTCTTTAAGCAAAATACCGAAGCGATTAATTCTAAGTGCGCTAATAAATGTTTCCGTCATAGAATCAAGAATATTTTCCAAACCAACAATGCTAACAACATCATTGCTAAATTTTAGAATAACTCTTTGATATGTAAATTGCTCCGGGTAGAATCTTCGAGTTAAAAGATTTTGAAATTTATCCTTGGTTGATTGAAAGATAAACGCAAATATCACAAACGTGAAAACTGCTATTGCGCTTTGATAAGGTGTTCCGATTGCTGAACCGATACCTTGTCCCAATCCATAAGTAACTAAATAGTAAATGACTGCTATAGTTGCTGTGGCGGTTCCATATACAATTGTATTTTTTACAACTACGCTAACATCCATCAATTGATACTTAAAAATTGAGTAACCAAAGGAGATTGGAATTATAGCAACTAAAACAATCGGCATAAAGTACTCCGGAGAGTTAAAGATTGTATCTGCAATAATATTTGCAACCATAGTTGAATATATTAAAGCTACAACTCCAAGAGTATATGCAGCAAGAATTACAATTAAAGGTTTTTTCTCTTCTTTTGTTTTTAATCTATAAAAATTAATGAATAATGAAATCAATCCAATTAAAAGTCCAAGTCCAAGTAATATATTGGTAATTCGTATTACATAGGCATAAAGTAATTGGTCATTCGGAATAAAGACAAAGAACCATCGATATAAATAAGATAAAAGAAACAGAGTAGCGGATGAAATTATGAATGCCTTTTTTAGCCATTTCTTTTCAACAATCTTAAATGGTTTGGGAAAACTCCAGAAAAAATATACGATCATAAATGGTAAAGCAAACCCTGCCATAGACCAGATAATATCAACTGTAAGAACTATCGGCAGATAGCGTACAATTGGATTATCTCCCCAGGGATTTGTTATAAGAACAATTGACATATAAAGAACAAATCCACAACCAATCCGATAAAACAATCTTTGAACTTTACCATCGGGTTTTGCCATAACAACTATAAATCCAACAACCAGCCAAATAAAACCGAGTAGTCCAATTCCAAGATTTCCAAAATTTATTAATTTTTTAATATAGACTTTAGTTTCTATGATCTTTCCATTTTTCTTTATAGTATAATTAGCATACTCACCTTCTTTATGTTTATTTAAAGTAACCTGAGCGACTAAAGCGTTAGGTAATTTTACATTGTCTATTTTTAAAAGTATATCTCCGTTCCTTACACCAGCATTCCAGGTTACGCCGTTAACTTTAACACTATTAAAGAAAATCGTAATGCTATCCTTAGCCATTTTTTTTGGAATCCACAAGCATTCATCATTAGAAACAACTGTAACAACAAAAACAAAATAAAGATTTGCCAGAGCTACAAAAGCCACAAGCGCAGCTAAAAATATTGTAATGGTTTGCCTGTATTTTAATAATATCGTTTTAAGTTTCTTCATAAGTTATTTTACTTTAATGATCATAAGAGTTATATCATCTGACTGTATTGCACCTTCAGTATGTGTTTGAACATCATTCCTGATTTCTAAAAGAATTTTTGCGGCTTCTTCCTGATAAATTTGTTTGCTTAATTTTTCCAGGCGTTCATCCGTAAACTCTTCCATCATTTTATTCATTGCTTCTGTTACACCATCCGTAAAAAGAATTATTGCATCCCCCGATTGCAAACTAATTGTTTCCATTGCATAAGGCTTAAGAGTTTTTAAAATTCCAAGAATCATTCCCCCTTTTGTAAATTTTGAAATATTTCCATTTCTAATTAAAAGTGGTGGATTGTGTCCGGCGTTTACATATGTTAAAGTTATAGCTTCATCATTAAGAATTCCCCAAAAAAATGTAATAAAATTTTCTCCCATCGTATTTTCAGAAACAAGATCGTTGATCAAGCCGGTTGCATCGCTTAGTTCCATTCCGTGTTTGGCAATTATTTTTAAAAAAGCCTGCAGGTTTGCCATAAGCAGTGAAGCAGGTACCCCTTTACCGGAAACATCAGCAATTGCAAACAGAATATTATTATCATCAAGTCTTAGGACATCATAATAATCTCCGCCAACCTGTTTTGATGAAACATTTACAGCCTGTATTTCAAAGTTCTGTAATTTAGGAAGTGATTTGGGAAAAAGATTTTTCTGAATATTTCGGGCAATCTCAAGATCCTTTTCCATTTTTTGTTTTTCAAGAGTTTCTTTAAATAGACGCGCATTCTCAATCGAAATCATAGCAAGGCTGCCGATGGAATAAATATATTCTGAATCAGATTCTGAATATTCAATGTTGTTAATTCTTTTTCCAAGTAAAATTAATCCTTTAGTCTCGCGCTGGATCTGCATTGGAATTAAAAGCTCTACACCAATATTAACTAATTCGCCATATTCTTCTTTCAATTTTTCTTTTCTTAAAGGAGTAATTATTTCGGCTGGATTACAATTTTGAAGTATCGCAGAAAGTAACGGTTGTGGGAATTTGGAATCCAGTATTGTCATACCGTTAGGTTCGCAAACAATAACAGCATAGTTAGAAATTAATAACTGACCTATAATTGAATAGATAAGAAGTTTTACAACCCGCTGTGTTTCCAGTACACCGCTAAACTCTTTGCTAAGTTCAAACAAGGACGAGAGCATGGATACTTTTGAATCCAGGCTGCGATTAGCGGTTTTCAGTTTCTCAAAAATTATTGAATTCTCAATTGCTGTTGCGGCAATATTAATAATCAGGTCTATAAATTCTTTATCATCAGGTGTGTATTCTTTCTTGCTAAGTTTATCACCAAGAAAAATAATTCCCAAAGTTCCCTGTGATGATTTAATGTGTTGGCAAAACTGTAAATTATATTTTTCTTTGAAGTTTGTTAAAACAGGTTTATTGTTTTCAATATCTTCACGATTGATTGAAGGAAATTGTTTAATAACTTCTGCTGTTAATCCTTTAAATGATTTTACCTTCAACTCACCATAATCATCAAATAAAGCAATTACACCTTTTGTTGTATGAAATTTTCCAAAACAGGTTAGCAAAAGATTATTGAGATTGGATTTAAGATCTAAGCTGGAGTTAATAAATTTACCAAAATCTACAAGAGCAGATAAATTTCTTTGTGCACCATCGGTATCAAATAAACTCATAATACACTTTTATGAAAGATATTTTACCAGAACAACTTGATTTTTATTACCTGTGTTCGGATTATACCGGACTTCATCCATCAGCTTCTTCATCAGGTAAATTCCTAATCCGCCAACTTTATGCTGCTGATAATATTTTTTTATATCTGGAACGGGAATTATGCTGGGATTGAAATCTAAACCATAATCAGTTATAGAAACAATCATTTTATTTTCAGCAACTTTAATATTAATAAGAATATCACCTTCAGGTGAGAATTTATAAGCATGTTTAATGATGTTTGTACAGGCTTCATCAACAGCTAAAGCAATTTTATCAACAACCTCTTCAGTAAAACCGGTTTGAGATGCAATTGACTTTGTAAAGTCTCTAATCATTCCAAGGTTATCTGTTGTGCTTTTAACCTTAATTTCTTTTTCAATTGATTTAATATTGTTATTCAAGACTAACTCTTCTCGCTGAACTTTTGAACTGCTTCCTTTTCGTCGTTATAAAATTCATAAAGTAATGGAAAACCAAGCAGATCAAAGATGTTATAAACTTTTGGTGTCATATTGGTAAATTTAATATCGCCTTTATTATCCCGCATTGTTTCTACGTAAGCCATAAAAACACCTAAACCAGCGCTGCTTATATAATTTAAACTTTCAAAATTTACAACTACTCTGTACTTCTGGCTATCAATTAGTTTAGTGAATATATTCTCCAGCTCTGGTGCTGTGTGTGCATCAAGATAGCCTTGTAAGTTGATTATACTTACCTGATCATCTTCGTGCATTTGCACATTAAAGTCTGCCATTAAATCTCTCCCGAGTTTTTATTTTTTAATTTCCATTTGAAAATAACTAAAGTAATATCATCATGCTGCGGACTTCCTTGCGAAAATGTAGTTACTTCCCTCATAATCTGATTTGCAAGTTCATCCAAACTTACTTTACCATTAGTTAGAATTATTTTTTCAAAACGTTCATCACCAAAATCCTCCAGAGATGCATTCTTGGATTCTGTAATACCGTCTGTGAACAATACTAATATATCATTTTCTTTTAATTTAATCTCAACTTCTTCAATTGTATTAACAAAATTTGAAGTGTGGTCGAGCCCTAAACCCATCCCACCCGGTTTATAATGTACAATTTTACTATCCCGCGATAAAAGTAACGGCATATGACCAGCACGGGCAAAAAACATTTTGGAATTTATTAAATCAAAAACACCATAGATTACAGTAATAAAACTTTTTTTCTCAAGGCTAAATCTTAAAATTTCATTTGCTTTAATTAAAACTTCGCGCGGGCTTTCTATCAGTTTAGAAAGTGATTCAAAAATTCCTTTAATCTCTGCCATAATAAATGCGGCAGTAATT
This genomic interval carries:
- a CDS encoding ATP-binding protein: MPKQTKLKHKIILLFTVFTFTILSIVIIYFYFTNKKYIQEQSQFEIKSYSNQCFDAIQKEIEYSQFELNDLTSQLEFIVSESGGLYNDEVTNVFQKFIDSFPFKYSKVIVFNQNRKECIIGIPTRVFSGEILADISQADSSFQRKELLNLKEIMENNKSKNMVFNIDNKELNFLLKDSHKNNFVLLAKSNIDNFIEQALSKINFPNSISVFLASYDGVVLFATDKKLQNQQVNNIIPNGQYSINKFTANNENYFIDNNNSTINWKNFKALNLFLQIQNDYSNEINNLNTILLRVVGFTIFFIAIVLIVISYLSNRLSNSLNRVTNVANLVAAGDFSHKIEIVRNDEIGILINSFNEMVNKLKISYSELNELNIELENKINELIQTKAELSQKQRLALVGETISKISHEIQNKISGINIWVQNLEFQLKNDETSIIYLNEIKEALKSFQEKLVNFKKFYRQPQLNKQKIDLNPFVDNILDGYSLEISSKELTIKKCFCEMIPFICGDKEQLEEVFINLLLNALYFSPQKGIIEIQTFKNEKNISVSISDNGPGIKQDDLDKILQPFYTTKLSGSGLGLTIANNIITAHNGALKFFNKENGGACFEIILPFTDE
- a CDS encoding response regulator, translated to MTTNYFNSSITKDKLDSLLIIEKDEIQRKGLIVAMMDSFTEIRLTNNPHEAIAIAKKRKFSVIISEAGFDVISGSELIKNLYACNPDSLIIVISSYLNEEIKTELQNAGAQLVFDKPIDIQTLLKEIFIFKNKIK
- a CDS encoding T9SS type A sorting domain-containing protein — its product is MKKFSVIIAVLIITIFLPAQQKFSSDYLKHKLNLKHQENILRENYNPFEIKLDSWIPTDLLSQMWDNNDWQNMAYTQFFYDANGKLTSDLSQSWADGAWVNNSRTTYTYEGNLQSIMESDNWENETWVPAYKTQWTYNENRRVTNIYNQTWVNSEWVTNSQDTYTYDGDNCTQLLMENWVNGAWETSHKTTYEYDAEGNNTVSISETWIFGFTITGKEINTFDQGLRITSLRQNLAGTDWMDAGRTTYSYNTNRQQTQFVGEQWTGSEWVNTMNGLFTYDANGNNTESLTQNWENGAWVNFMKLTYNYQPSTDVENKEISIKDFRLLNNYPNPFNPSTKIGFLIPASPAGGSEFGFVSLKVFDVLGNEITTLVNEVKPSGKYQVEFNAADLPSGIYFYKLQAGNFVETKKMLMLK
- a CDS encoding SpoIIE family protein phosphatase; the protein is MKKLKTILLKYRQTITIFLAALVAFVALANLYFVFVVTVVSNDECLWIPKKMAKDSITIFFNSVKVNGVTWNAGVRNGDILLKIDNVKLPNALVAQVTLNKHKEGEYANYTIKKNGKIIETKVYIKKLINFGNLGIGLLGFIWLVVGFIVVMAKPDGKVQRLFYRIGCGFVLYMSIVLITNPWGDNPIVRYLPIVLTVDIIWSMAGFALPFMIVYFFWSFPKPFKIVEKKWLKKAFIISSATLFLLSYLYRWFFVFIPNDQLLYAYVIRITNILLGLGLLIGLISLFINFYRLKTKEEKKPLIVILAAYTLGVVALIYSTMVANIIADTIFNSPEYFMPIVLVAIIPISFGYSIFKYQLMDVSVVVKNTIVYGTATATIAVIYYLVTYGLGQGIGSAIGTPYQSAIAVFTFVIFAFIFQSTKDKFQNLLTRRFYPEQFTYQRVILKFSNDVVSIVGLENILDSMTETFISALRINRFGILLKENNSLKYELRRNLGLSINELTISDLNNQLANFIQEKLEINGRTYIEQSQFREIFPDNYEQLIQENIYTIVPMVIKSKVIGLLLFGLKLSGSQFAGKDLELLCAAANQAGLSLENARLYESEAKKLTMERDLDNARKIQEGLLPKQIPQITGIDLCGKMIPAMQVGGDYYDLIQISPTKLFVIVGDVSGKGLSASLYMSKLQTMVQLYCQNNISPKEVLVEINKRIYDSIERNWFITVNLALIDAETKTIKFCRAGHSPLLVINGAVKIYQSKGIGLGLEEGIIFEESLEQIELKYQPNEIYTFFSDGISEAMNEHNDLYGMDEFAEVIKMNKAKPVKEIMNEVMLSIEKFRGRREQNDDITIVLMKML
- a CDS encoding ABC transporter substrate-binding protein, yielding MRILIEYRVIAAKLNLQNYSPIHSPTNFPYITFLLALFFSLVMMACKSNQNETKTLLHSGGTFKLLLSDPVERLDPINIMYDSDWHISALIYEGLVTYGEKSGDIKPLIAESWQILNEGKRYIFKIRSGIKFHNDPCFINGKGRELKIEDIIKNFERIADPKSDNISWALFRGKIEGINDFHLAKTKTISGIKIIDGENLEINLTKPYVSFLLCLASPSAFIVPPEAIEYYGSDFEKHPVGTGPFRLALWKPLEEMLLVKNEIYWDKSKDGQQLPLLDEIYVRFLANSSIALSDFLKEENFLYLVNENVFQKLKSEKYFFDKYNYEKIDYGFSLRFFGFSLDKGSPLVKDVNFRRALAVNIKLESITIDSLNNFVIARSLVPPKMFGDSTLTFGKHNFKSLEDSSIFIDQIKKYKIDILSTIYSKEIKCLENSLAELGVKYSTNIQTLKYYEQIEKDRPDIFRVGMLPSYPDPEEYYNLFHSKNINSVNLTHYNNPEYDRVLEKAMFEQNKTVRLKYFLQLEEILKEDVPAIYISHEGPRYYLYPKFVRGLKIQYMIPNYKCVWLERKDAKTN
- a CDS encoding sigma-54 dependent transcriptional regulator, with protein sequence MKILLVDDDRSIRKGIETFLISENHVVSCYENGKDALEKCKQEKFDLIVSDMMMPEMTGLDFLINLKNESDETPFILITAYASIEDAVTAMKIGAEDYLTKPLNLLELKLKIDKIKSKRILVEENIELKEKLKKMEFPDLIGNSKTMIDVKNKIIKIAADPDVSVMIYGESGTGKEIVARNIHYKSKRVDKPFMAINCAALSDEILESELFGHVKGSFTNAIKDKIGLFQAADKGTLFLDEVSQMSPRLQAKLLRVLQERNFQQVGSTQTISVDVRIIGASNKDLKKLIEEEKFREDLYYRLNVIEICLPTLSERSDDIPLLINHFLQKENIRMQKQIFFSPESVELLQKYSWKGNVRELENFIRMMFVTTEKQTIEPTDLPESIFSEVLISSLKWKNLWRQNNFQTALNSAIENFEREFLTYHIKNNCGNISKTAEAIGLSRVSLHKKISQYKLISDEKNGANF